One window of the Chloroflexota bacterium genome contains the following:
- a CDS encoding uroporphyrinogen decarboxylase family protein: MNETTTSVERVRTVLSGGLPDRVPVDLHNFMMTAQASGMPFPEYFQNGEAMAEGQIKAWREFGHDVLLLENGTAALAQACGVGVEFLTESAPVSFVPVINSLEDIDKLRMPDPYKDHPLPELLKTTRIVVQEIGDKAFIIGRADQGPFSLASMILGMVEFLAEIGEAEKQALLHRLLEFSLEACYRYAVAQMEQGAHMTSIGESLAGPDVCSPKVYREYEWPYAKRLVDRLREKNIPLAYHICGNATPIVKEMAETGAAVLELDYKVDLHQVKEATRGKTTVLGPIDPSGVMALGTPELVTEKCREAIEVLGPGGGLILGPGCALPPLTPPENVHAMIETARHYGRYI; encoded by the coding sequence ATGAACGAGACCACGACTTCCGTCGAGCGAGTCCGCACGGTGCTGAGCGGCGGCCTCCCCGACCGCGTGCCGGTGGATTTGCACAACTTCATGATGACGGCCCAGGCCTCCGGGATGCCGTTCCCCGAATATTTCCAGAACGGCGAGGCGATGGCCGAGGGCCAAATCAAAGCCTGGCGCGAGTTCGGGCACGACGTGCTGCTGTTGGAGAACGGCACGGCGGCGCTGGCGCAGGCGTGCGGCGTGGGCGTGGAATTTCTCACCGAGAGCGCGCCAGTGTCTTTCGTGCCGGTCATCAATAGTCTTGAAGACATAGATAAACTGCGGATGCCCGATCCCTATAAAGACCATCCCTTGCCTGAATTGTTGAAGACCACGCGGATTGTGGTGCAGGAAATCGGCGACAAGGCGTTCATCATTGGCCGCGCCGACCAGGGGCCCTTTTCACTGGCGAGCATGATCCTGGGCATGGTGGAATTCCTGGCCGAGATTGGCGAGGCGGAGAAGCAGGCATTGCTTCACCGCTTGCTGGAGTTTTCGCTGGAGGCTTGCTATCGCTACGCTGTGGCGCAGATGGAGCAGGGCGCGCACATGACTTCCATCGGCGAATCACTCGCGGGGCCGGATGTCTGCTCGCCCAAAGTTTACCGGGAGTACGAATGGCCTTATGCCAAACGGCTGGTTGACCGGCTGAGGGAGAAGAACATCCCCCTGGCCTATCACATCTGCGGCAACGCCACGCCGATTGTGAAGGAGATGGCCGAGACGGGCGCGGCAGTTCTCGAACTGGATTACAAAGTGGACCTTCATCAAGTCAAAGAAGCGACGCGCGGCAAGACGACCGTCTTAGGCCCGATTGATCCCAGCGGCGTCATGGCTTTGGGCACGCCGGAACTGGTGACCGAGAAATGCCGGGAGGCGATAGAGGTTCTGGGGCCAGGCGGCGGGCTGATTTTGGGGCCGGGTTGCGCGCTGCCGCCGCTGACGCCACCGGAAAACGTCCATGCCATGATTGAAACGGCGCGCCACTATGGTCGTTACATCTGA
- a CDS encoding dihydropteroate synthase: METVLHSKSKTVIIGPGQPFVMIGERINPSGRRKLGAEIAAGDFTRVRRDAEAQVAAGAHLLDVNAGYPLGDEVAMLTTAVRTVQAVTDAPLCIDSSVIEALEAALTVYEGKALVNSVTGEEERLERILPLIKKHGAAVIGMANDETSISNDPYERLAVARKIVERAQDHGIPPQDVIIDPLCLTVAADPQTAQITLAAMRLIRDALGVNMICGASNVSFGLPERSAINAAFLSIAMACGLTCAITDPTNPMIRQAVLASDVLFGHDEYAAAWIAQYRAKQKAVVSSQ, encoded by the coding sequence ATGGAAACAGTATTGCACTCCAAATCGAAAACCGTCATCATCGGGCCAGGGCAGCCATTCGTGATGATCGGCGAGCGCATCAACCCCAGCGGCCGCAGGAAACTCGGCGCAGAGATAGCGGCGGGCGACTTTACCCGCGTGCGGCGCGACGCCGAAGCGCAGGTAGCCGCCGGGGCGCACCTGCTAGATGTGAACGCGGGCTATCCACTTGGGGATGAGGTCGCCATGCTAACGACCGCTGTCCGCACCGTGCAGGCCGTGACCGATGCGCCTCTGTGTATTGACTCGTCGGTCATCGAGGCGCTGGAAGCGGCGCTGACCGTGTACGAGGGCAAGGCGCTGGTCAACTCGGTCACGGGCGAAGAGGAGCGGCTGGAACGCATCCTGCCGCTGATCAAGAAACACGGGGCCGCCGTTATCGGCATGGCCAACGATGAAACCTCTATCTCCAACGACCCCTACGAGCGGCTGGCCGTTGCGCGCAAGATCGTCGAGCGTGCACAGGATCACGGCATCCCGCCGCAAGATGTGATCATTGACCCGCTGTGCCTCACGGTGGCCGCCGACCCGCAGACCGCGCAGATCACGCTCGCCGCGATGCGGCTGATCCGCGACGCGCTGGGCGTGAACATGATTTGCGGCGCGAGCAACGTCTCTTTTGGCCTGCCGGAGCGGTCGGCCATCAACGCCGCGTTTCTTTCGATTGCGATGGCGTGCGGGTTGACGTGCGCGATCACCGACCCGACCAACCCAATGATTCGCCAAGCCGTGCTGGCGAGCGACGTGCTGTTCGGCCACGACGAATATGCGGCGGCGTGGATCGCGCAGTATCGGGCAAAGCAGAAGGCAGTAGTCAGTAGTCAGTAA
- a CDS encoding DUF4445 domain-containing protein: MKHPVTFLPQNLVTHAPEGTTVFNAANWAGLPIDSTCGGRGTCGKCKVRFLQGANSTTEADHRFLSDAELAEGWRLSCRAGVHAECAVEVPRMMTSPKAALLGYGRHVAIDPNVDKVHLQLSEPSLADQRSDVQRLMDALRVEGYEARALPAVWRALPKLLRASNFALTAVVCGDELIAVEPGDTTGHNVGLALDIGTTTVVGALVNLNTGMVAAVQSTLNGQAAFGADVISRISHAMLESDGLAVLHARIVETINTLLDNLLAASGVARENIYEAVAVGNATMLHLLLGIDPEPIGVEPFVPAVAGAVTLPAAEISLRLHPQARLSTLPHLGAYVGADIVAGVLATGLARSGDDKLRLYIDVGTNGEIILGSSRRMLATAAPAGPAFEGAQIKCGMRARLGVGGCGGRTDQLRIGGRLRPPRAPRRRTQAAPRRARGSPGRSGRGARVSVERAGRWHRAHSDRHPRPAICQGRHRLRRECADGEIGRAGRRVT; encoded by the coding sequence GTGAAACATCCTGTCACGTTTCTGCCCCAGAACTTAGTCACGCACGCCCCTGAAGGCACGACGGTCTTCAATGCCGCCAACTGGGCGGGTCTGCCGATTGACAGCACCTGCGGCGGGCGCGGCACTTGCGGGAAATGCAAAGTCCGATTCCTGCAAGGCGCGAACTCCACCACCGAAGCAGATCATCGTTTCCTGTCTGACGCTGAACTCGCCGAGGGCTGGCGGCTGTCGTGCCGGGCCGGAGTCCACGCCGAGTGCGCGGTCGAAGTACCGCGCATGATGACGTCACCCAAGGCGGCGTTGCTCGGCTACGGGCGGCATGTCGCCATTGATCCAAACGTTGATAAAGTTCATCTGCAACTCTCGGAACCTTCGCTGGCAGATCAACGCTCGGACGTTCAGCGCCTGATGGACGCTTTGCGCGTTGAAGGATACGAAGCCCGCGCCCTCCCGGCAGTGTGGCGCGCACTGCCCAAATTGCTCCGCGCCAGCAATTTTGCCCTCACCGCGGTGGTGTGCGGCGATGAGCTGATCGCAGTGGAGCCGGGGGACACGACCGGCCACAATGTCGGGCTGGCGCTGGACATCGGCACGACGACCGTTGTCGGCGCACTGGTCAACTTGAACACCGGAATGGTCGCCGCCGTGCAGTCCACGCTCAACGGGCAGGCAGCATTCGGGGCGGACGTGATCTCGCGCATCAGCCACGCCATGCTGGAATCGGACGGGTTGGCCGTCTTGCACGCCCGCATCGTCGAAACCATCAACACCCTGCTCGACAATCTGCTGGCCGCCTCCGGCGTGGCGCGTGAAAACATTTACGAAGCCGTGGCCGTGGGGAATGCGACAATGCTGCACTTGCTGTTGGGTATTGACCCGGAGCCGATTGGTGTTGAACCTTTCGTCCCCGCAGTCGCCGGGGCTGTGACACTGCCCGCCGCGGAGATCAGCCTCCGATTGCATCCACAAGCGCGCTTAAGCACCTTGCCACATTTGGGCGCGTACGTGGGGGCCGACATCGTCGCCGGTGTGCTGGCGACGGGGCTGGCGCGGAGTGGCGACGACAAACTGCGGCTGTACATTGACGTGGGCACGAATGGCGAGATCATCCTCGGCTCGTCGCGCCGCATGTTGGCCACGGCGGCTCCGGCCGGCCCGGCGTTTGAGGGCGCGCAAATTAAGTGCGGGATGCGCGCCCGGCTCGGGGTTGGTGGATGCGGTGGCCGAACTGATCAACTGCGGATTGGTGGACGCCTCAGGCCGCCTCGCGCGCCCCGACGCCGCACGCAGGCGGCTCCCCGACGCGCTCGTGGATCGCCTGGTCGAAGTGGACGGGGTGCGCGCGTTTCTGTTGAGCGCGCCGGAAGATGGCATCGTGCTCACTCAGACCGACATCCGCGCCCTGCAATTTGCCAAGGCCGCCATCGCCTCCGGCGCGAATGTGCTGATGGCGAAATTGGGCGTGCGGGCAGAAGAGTTACATGA
- a CDS encoding DUF4445 domain-containing protein, with protein sequence MLTQTDIRALQFAKAAIASGANVLMAKLGVRAEELHEVLLAGSFGSYINPASARTIGLVPPQAPVERIVAVGNAAGEGAKMALLSFREREAANRIPDFIEYVELSGRPEFNDIFTEALTFPAPHEG encoded by the coding sequence GTGCTCACTCAGACCGACATCCGCGCCCTGCAATTTGCCAAGGCCGCCATCGCCTCCGGCGCGAATGTGCTGATGGCGAAATTGGGCGTGCGGGCAGAAGAGTTACATGAGGTATTGCTGGCGGGGTCGTTCGGCTCGTACATCAACCCGGCCAGCGCGCGCACGATCGGGCTGGTGCCGCCGCAGGCGCCGGTGGAGCGGATCGTGGCGGTGGGGAACGCGGCGGGCGAGGGAGCGAAGATGGCCCTGCTCTCGTTCCGCGAGCGCGAGGCGGCCAATCGCATCCCGGACTTTATCGAATACGTCGAACTCTCAGGGCGACCGGAGTTCAACGACATCTTCACCGAAGCGTTGACGTTTCCCGCGCCGCACGAAGGATAA
- a CDS encoding corrinoid protein, with the protein MSREDEIKQGLYEHTLVGHAKDVKALTEEGVTLGMDPMDLLFGALIPSLQEVGRRFEIGEYFVPEMLIAAKAMQNALTILRPLLAQTGAKPLGTVVMLTVKGDLHDIGKNLCDIMLEGAGFTVIDLGTNVSPEKVVAAVKQHQPPVIGFSAFLTTTMPMFKANMEALAKEGLRDKVKVIVGGAPVTQEYADKVGADGYAKDASATVRLVKRLMQELGYDMSGSGEASEATAAAVQAVEQFMDKVGRAEEAMTVAQKKHAGE; encoded by the coding sequence ATGAGCCGTGAAGACGAAATTAAACAGGGATTGTACGAGCACACGCTGGTAGGGCACGCCAAAGACGTGAAGGCGCTCACCGAGGAAGGCGTCACGTTGGGGATGGATCCGATGGACTTGCTGTTCGGCGCGTTGATCCCTTCGTTGCAGGAGGTGGGCCGCCGCTTCGAGATCGGCGAATACTTCGTCCCCGAAATGCTGATCGCCGCCAAAGCCATGCAGAACGCGCTGACCATCCTGCGCCCGCTGCTGGCCCAAACCGGCGCGAAGCCGCTGGGCACGGTCGTGATGCTCACCGTCAAGGGCGACCTGCACGACATCGGCAAGAACCTGTGCGACATCATGCTGGAGGGGGCCGGGTTCACGGTGATTGACCTGGGCACGAACGTATCGCCGGAGAAAGTGGTCGCGGCAGTCAAACAGCACCAGCCGCCCGTCATCGGCTTCTCTGCCTTTCTCACCACCACCATGCCCATGTTCAAAGCCAACATGGAGGCGCTCGCCAAAGAGGGATTGCGCGACAAGGTCAAAGTGATAGTCGGCGGCGCCCCCGTGACCCAGGAATACGCCGACAAAGTGGGCGCGGACGGTTACGCCAAAGATGCCAGCGCCACCGTACGCCTTGTCAAGCGTTTGATGCAAGAGTTGGGCTACGACATGAGCGGGAGCGGCGAAGCCTCCGAAGCGACGGCGGCGGCGGTACAGGCGGTGGAGCAGTTTATGGATAAGGTTGGCAGGGCCGAGGAGGCAATGACAGTGGCGCAGAAGAAACACGCCGGGGAATGA
- a CDS encoding methyltransferase — MPRSRDETLALLSGRPDSRVPVFSGLPSLTASGLATAGVRYGEAHTDPAKMAQAAASTFETFGFESAVVPFDLCVEAEALGCGVDFQTDVDAFLPPIVDSPLDVELALEQLSVPDDVSQVGRLPVVAEALRRLKAGVGREVAVGAWVPGPFTLGWQLFGTTDWLTSVKWDSDRLNSLLTRLEDFLARVAASYREAGADFITVHEMGGSSQVIGPNTFRALVKPSLTRLLARLPSPKVLSMCGDTNAILSDLAACGADALSVDQRADLSLARRALGPQAVLLGNFDPVAVLSQATPTRIAQTVTAIVNAGASAVWPGCDLWPEIPEDNFRALMEAAAPRA, encoded by the coding sequence ATGCCCCGCTCGCGTGACGAAACGCTCGCTCTACTTTCCGGTCGTCCAGACTCGCGCGTGCCCGTCTTCAGCGGCCTGCCCAGCCTGACGGCCTCGGGGCTGGCGACGGCGGGCGTCCGCTACGGCGAAGCGCACACCGACCCGGCGAAGATGGCGCAGGCGGCGGCCAGCACGTTTGAGACGTTCGGCTTTGAGTCGGCGGTCGTCCCGTTCGATCTATGTGTCGAGGCCGAAGCGCTGGGGTGTGGCGTGGATTTTCAAACCGACGTGGATGCCTTCCTGCCGCCGATTGTGGACTCGCCTTTAGATGTTGAGCTTGCGCTTGAACAATTATCTGTGCCCGATGATGTCTCACAGGTTGGCCGCCTCCCAGTGGTGGCCGAGGCTCTGCGGCGGCTGAAGGCCGGAGTGGGGCGTGAGGTCGCGGTTGGGGCGTGGGTGCCGGGGCCGTTCACACTGGGCTGGCAACTATTCGGCACGACCGATTGGCTCACCTCAGTTAAATGGGATTCAGATCGACTCAACAGCCTGCTCACCCGGTTGGAAGATTTTCTGGCGCGGGTGGCCGCCTCTTACCGTGAGGCCGGGGCGGACTTCATCACCGTCCACGAAATGGGCGGCTCGTCGCAAGTCATCGGCCCGAACACATTTCGCGCGCTGGTCAAACCGAGCCTGACGCGGTTGTTGGCCCGCTTGCCCTCGCCCAAAGTGCTCAGCATGTGCGGCGACACGAACGCGATCCTGAGCGACCTTGCGGCGTGCGGCGCGGATGCGCTCAGCGTCGATCAGCGCGCCGATCTCTCTCTCGCCCGCCGCGCCCTCGGCCCGCAAGCCGTCTTACTGGGCAACTTCGATCCGGTGGCTGTGTTGAGTCAGGCTACGCCGACTCGGATCGCGCAGACCGTGACCGCCATCGTCAACGCCGGCGCGAGCGCGGTTTGGCCCGGCTGTGATCTCTGGCCGGAGATTCCAGAAGACAACTTCCGTGCGCTAATGGAAGCCGCCGCGCCGCGAGCTTGA